Within the Drosophila melanogaster chromosome 3R genome, the region ctGGTTGCCGCTTTGCAGGAGCTGAggatgctgctgcagcggctGCAGATGTTGTTGGCTTCCCTTCGCCGAGTTCGTTGGCAGATTCGCCATCGTCGTAGCCGTGGAAGTCACTCCCGTCGTCGCTCCCGAGTCCACTGTTACCCCCATTACCATTCCCGTCGTCTGCAGCATCGTAGCTGCCGACGATCCCCGACAGCTATCCAAGTAGTTTTTGCTGGGCAATAATGCGCCGGAGCAGGTCGGGTCGGCGATGTGGAGCGTGTTTCTTGGTGCGATTGAATTTGAACTTGCCTCGCCGCCGCTTGACATTTCgctaaataaacgaaaaaccGAATTATTCAAGTTCTAAGgtaattgcaattttttgccaaaatactTACACCTTTCTGAGATTCGGTTGTGGGGAGTGCAAGGAAGAGCTTGGCGGCCGATGACTTCCATTGGAGGTATGCGTGTGGTCCTGTGGTTAAACATTGTCTTATAGAACCATTCGAACGCTCGTTGTTTGGCGCGTTTATTATGCAGTGGAGCTGAATATCGTGAGACAAGACGGAAAAGCGATTGTAAGAGTTGGGTCAGTTCAGGTAAGGACGACGGTTAAAGCAAGGCAGAACACACGATATTCAACTCGTCATGCATTCTCAGTGGGAAAAGCTTACTCCAAGGGgaatgaaatcgaaactaGCCAATTTGACCATTTAATATTCTGTATTAAGTATTCCAAATCGATTTATCCAAACTTTTATCTATACATTCAACTTAAatcatttgttttctttcaATTTAAGTTAATCTACTCATTGTTGATAAAATTATAAAGCTACCGGTTCCGGTCACCTAACAcctcttttaatttttgtgaaaCAATCGAAAGAAAAGGTAATGTTTggattttaataataaaaaaaaaaataacaaagttCCAAAAAGTTCGGATTTTCAagaccaaataaaatatttaatggttAGTTCGATTTCGGCACCCCTGTTGCGGAGCCTTAAACTTACGGTCTTGCCATGGCCATATGGTCCTGTAGAGCGGTGCGTCGCTGTTGCGGCGTGCTGCTCGAAATGTGTGCATTCCGCGATTTTGGTCAGGCCATTATACCGGTATCGGTACAGCTCTGACTGTCGAATGCGCAGTTCCTTTTCGCGCTCCAGTGATCCCAATAGCCGCTCATACTCGTTACACGTGTAGAACTGGGCGTAGACCCGAAATCTGTCCCGAAACTCGCGCTGCTCCTTGGTGAGTCCTTGTTGCTGAGCGTAATTTCTGTTTCGGAAGAAATTTGATACTAATTGATAGTCCCTGACCATCCGTTTCCTGCGAGCACGCTCTCTGAGTCGGCGGGTGTATATGTCAACGTGGGCCAGCTTAAGCATCACATCCACCTCCGTATCCTCGGAGCTTAATGAGATGTTCGAGATCAGTTGCTCTGCCGTGGGATCGTACTCCCGCTCAAAGCTGTCCCTGTTGGGCATGTAGCCCAGCTGCATGGCCTCATCGGAGTTGATTTCCAGTGGAGGCAAGGTAGAGAGAGCATTGGTGCCCAGAGGACCAGCGTCGTCGTCTCCAGTGTGATCGATAAGGCGGGGTCTCTGGCTCTGGGCCGGCGTCCAAGTGGCCCTTCCAATCGTGCCATTTACAAACTTATTCACGTACTCCTCTTTGGCATCCTCCGCTGACTTCGTCTCAATGTGCTTGCTAATGTCCTCCCAGTTTCCAAAGCCGTACTGCTCGATTGCATCCAACAGGCGGATTTCCTCTCGTGCCGTCCACGCCCCCTTTCCACGAAATACACTCAATATGGAAGTGCCGGTGTCCATGAACTGGTAGGAGTGGTTGTTTTGATGGGCGCCGATCTCCGCACCTGCGGCAAAGCACTgcgcaaaaaataaacaatacaaTATAAATACAGAGTCAGCTGTTTTTTAATCAATATGGTGAAATTGCCGGTTGTGTGTATGTATTATTTGAATGTCTAGATGAGTCAGTTTTTGGTTCCAAATTGGCGACGCATCTCTAGATTGTACGAGTGTGGGTGTAACAGGGTGGGTCGATTATGTTGACAAAGAAAACGTGTAAATAGTTCCTcgataaaaataatttgattaGGAAATTAAA harbors:
- the Ada2b gene encoding transcriptional adaptor 2b, isoform C; the encoded protein is MTTIADLFTKYNCTNCQDDIQGIRVHCAECENFDLCLQCFAAGAEIGAHQNNHSYQFMDTGTSILSVFRGKGAWTAREEIRLLDAIEQYGFGNWEDISKHIETKSAEDAKEEYVNKFVNGTIGRATWTPAQSQRPRLIDHTGDDDAGPLGTNALSTLPPLEINSDEAMQLGYMPNRDSFEREYDPTAEQLISNISLSSEDTEVDVMLKLAHVDIYTRRLRERARRKRMVRDYQLVSNFFRNRNYAQQQGLTKEQREFRDRFRVYAQFYTCNEYERLLGSLEREKELRIRQSELYRYRYNGLTKIAECTHFEQHAATATHRSTGPYGHGKTLHCIINAPNNERSNGSIRQCLTTGPHAYLQWKSSAAKLFLALPTTESQKGRNVKRRRGKFKFNRTKKHAPHRRPDLLRRIIAQQKLLG
- the Ada2b gene encoding transcriptional adaptor 2b, isoform B, which translates into the protein MTTIADLFTKYNCTNCQDDIQGIRVHCAECENFDLCLQCFAAGAEIGAHQNNHSYQFMDTGTSILSVFRGKGAWTAREEIRLLDAIEQYGFGNWEDISKHIETKSAEDAKEEYVNKFVNGTIGRATWTPAQSQRPRLIDHTGDDDAGPLGTNALSTLPPLEINSDEAMQLGYMPNRDSFEREYDPTAEQLISNISLSSEDTEVDVMLKLAHVDIYTRRLRERARRKRMVRDYQLVSNFFRNRNYAQQQGLTKEQREFRDRFRVYAQFYTCNEYERLLGSLEREKELRIRQSELYRYRYNGLTKIAECTHFEQHAATATHRSTGPYGHGKTDHTHTSNGSHRPPSSSLHSPQPNLRKVEMSSGGEASSNSIAPRNTLHIADPTCSGALLPSKNYLDSCRGSSAATMLQTTGMVMGVTVDSGATTGVTSTATTMANLPTNSAKGSQQHLQPLQQHPQLLQSGNQHKMQNEAAGGGSDQVPSMSLKLRTQLEELKHLPQPPGSELLSHNELDLCKKHNITPTTYLSVKTVCLSGAPSLGSPMETSLRKFFIKCGWLSH